One Brachybacterium kimchii genomic window carries:
- a CDS encoding S9 family peptidase, which yields MTSIPHRPRPLEAEELFADPEFSSPMISPDGALLAYLAPAHGRRNIWVRGIDEGHEDARCVTHDERRGISTFFFCEDPRWLLYLQDTDGNEDWHLFRVDLRSPSAPAVDLTPLAPGSRVFAAEPLRSRSATVLATMNRRPAALDTFLIDVASGETALHHEQPGRGQDLLLDGEGTPAFLARVTDEGDTQFSAIDPVSGEHRALLRVGGADHPMGVEIQQSTPDGTGLVLGSYLEGDDLQLVRVDRATGEIRVLAAVEGWSLDILSVLAPGALPPTLYTDRRSGEILAARFTGPRPRIVVIDPGFVEVHAALSALSDGVLGALSSDLSGQRWVATFLHDREPDVAWFHDRTTGESRRLSPSSPHLDPQDLAPMEPVSLTARDGLPLDGFLTLPPGRPPRDLPLVLEVHGGPWVHDSWGFSPQSQFLASRGYAVLQVNFRGSSGYGRRHTLAAVGEFAGAMHDDLLDAVDWAVAQGIADPDRLGILGGSYGGYAALVGAAFTPERFSAAVDIVGIADLASFLRSLPPVSRPYLRSNWLTYVGDPEDAAQEAEMRARSPLTHVDRISTPLLIAHGANDARVQRTESDTIVASLRERGVAVRYLLADDEGHGFGNPENRIRLQHAIAEHFATHL from the coding sequence ATGACCAGCATTCCGCACCGACCGCGCCCGCTCGAGGCCGAGGAGCTCTTCGCCGATCCGGAGTTCTCGAGCCCGATGATCTCTCCGGACGGCGCCCTGCTCGCCTATCTCGCCCCCGCGCACGGACGGCGCAACATCTGGGTGCGCGGGATCGACGAGGGCCATGAGGACGCCCGCTGCGTGACCCATGACGAACGGCGCGGCATCTCCACGTTCTTCTTCTGCGAGGACCCGCGCTGGCTGCTGTACCTCCAGGACACCGACGGGAACGAGGACTGGCACCTGTTCCGGGTCGATCTGCGCTCCCCCAGCGCCCCGGCCGTCGACCTCACCCCGCTGGCCCCGGGATCGCGAGTCTTCGCCGCGGAGCCGCTGCGGTCCCGTTCCGCCACGGTGCTCGCCACGATGAACCGCCGTCCCGCCGCGCTCGACACGTTCCTGATCGATGTGGCCTCCGGCGAGACCGCCCTCCACCATGAACAGCCCGGCCGCGGGCAGGACCTGCTCCTGGACGGCGAGGGCACCCCGGCGTTCCTCGCCCGCGTCACCGACGAGGGCGACACGCAGTTCTCCGCGATCGATCCGGTCTCCGGGGAGCACCGTGCTCTGCTGCGGGTCGGGGGCGCGGACCACCCGATGGGGGTCGAGATCCAGCAGTCGACGCCCGACGGCACCGGGCTCGTGCTCGGCAGCTACCTCGAGGGCGACGACCTGCAGCTGGTGCGCGTGGACCGCGCGACCGGGGAGATCCGCGTGCTCGCCGCCGTCGAGGGCTGGAGCCTCGACATCCTCAGCGTGCTGGCTCCCGGGGCGCTGCCGCCGACGCTGTACACCGACCGCCGCAGCGGCGAGATCCTCGCGGCCCGCTTCACGGGCCCCAGGCCCCGGATCGTGGTGATCGATCCCGGCTTCGTCGAGGTGCATGCGGCGCTGTCCGCACTGTCCGACGGCGTTCTGGGGGCGCTGTCCTCGGATCTCTCGGGCCAGCGCTGGGTGGCGACCTTCCTCCACGACCGGGAGCCGGACGTGGCCTGGTTCCACGACCGCACGACCGGTGAGAGCCGCCGACTCTCCCCTTCCTCGCCGCACCTGGACCCGCAGGATCTCGCCCCCATGGAGCCCGTCTCGCTCACCGCCCGCGACGGTCTGCCTCTGGACGGCTTCCTCACCCTGCCGCCCGGACGCCCGCCGCGGGACCTGCCCCTCGTGCTCGAGGTGCACGGCGGGCCGTGGGTGCACGACAGCTGGGGCTTCAGCCCCCAGTCCCAGTTCCTGGCGAGCCGCGGGTATGCGGTGCTGCAGGTGAACTTCCGCGGCTCCTCCGGGTACGGCAGGCGCCACACCCTCGCCGCGGTCGGCGAGTTCGCCGGGGCGATGCACGACGACCTCCTCGACGCGGTGGACTGGGCGGTCGCACAGGGGATCGCAGACCCTGACCGCCTGGGCATCCTCGGCGGCTCCTACGGCGGCTACGCGGCACTGGTCGGTGCCGCCTTCACCCCGGAGCGCTTCTCCGCGGCCGTGGACATCGTCGGCATCGCCGACCTCGCGAGCTTCCTGCGGAGCCTGCCGCCGGTGAGCCGCCCCTACCTGCGCAGCAACTGGCTCACCTACGTCGGCGACCCCGAGGACGCGGCGCAGGAGGCGGAGATGCGCGCCCGCTCGCCGCTCACCCACGTCGACCGGATCAGCACGCCCCTGCTGATCGCCCACGGCGCGAACGACGCCCGGGTCCAGCGCACCGAGTCCGACACGATCGTCGCCTCACTGCGCGAACGCGGCGTCGCGGTGCGCTATCTGCTGGCCGACGACGAGGGGCATGGGTTCGGCAACCCGGAGAACCGGATCCGCCTTCAGCACGCGATCGCGGAGCACTTCGCGACCCATCTGTGA